Proteins encoded within one genomic window of Pseudorasbora parva isolate DD20220531a chromosome 3, ASM2467924v1, whole genome shotgun sequence:
- the enc1 gene encoding ectoderm-neural cortex protein 1 has translation MKMSVCVHENRKSRASTGSMNIYLFHKSSYADSVLMHLNALRQQRLFTDVLLHAGNRSFPCHRAVLAACSRYFEAMFSGGLRESQDSEVDFRDSIHPEVLELLLDYAYSSRVIINEENAESLLEAGDMLEFQDIRDACAEFLEKNLHPSNCLGMLLLSDAHQCTQLFQLSWSMCLSNFPAICKTEEFLQLPKDMLVKLLAHEELETEDERLVYESALNWVNYDLERRHCHLPELLRTVRLALLPAIFLMENVSTEELIIAQAKSKELVDEAIRCKLRILQNDGVVNSPCARPRKTSHALFLLGGPTFMCDKLYLVDQKAKEIIPKADIPSPRKEFSACAIGCKVYVTGGRGSENGVSKDVWVYDTLHEEWSKAAPMLIARFGHGSAELRHCLYVVGGHTAATGCLPASPSVSLKQVEQFDPVANKWSMVAPLREGVSNAAVVSVKLKLFAFGGTSVAHDKLPKVQCYDPSENRWTVPASCPQPWRYTAAAVLGNQIFVMGGDTEFSACSAYKFSSETYQWTKVGDVTAKRMSCQAVASGNKLYVVGGYFGTQRCKTLDCYDPTLDAWNSITTVPYSLIPTAFVSTWKHLPA, from the exons ATGAAAATGTCTGTCTGTGTCCACGAGAACCGCAAGTCTCGTGCCAGCACAGGCTCTATGAACATCTACCTGTTCCACAAGTCCTCATACGCAGACAGCGTGCTAATGCACCTGAATGCTCTTCGTCAGCAGAGACTCTTCACCGATGTTCTGCTCCATGCAGGAAACCGCTCTTTCCCATGCCACAGGGCTGTGCTGGCCGCCTGCAGCCGCTACTTTGAGGCAATGTTTAGCGGAGGGCTGAGAGAGAGTCAGGACAGTGAAGTGGACTTTAGAGACTCCATTCATCCAGAG GTATTGGAGCTCCTACTGGACTATGCCTACTCATCAAGAGTAATAATAAACGAGGAAAATGCAGAGTCACTCCTTGAGGCCGGTGACATGCTGGAGTTTCAGGACATTCGAGATGCCTGTGCTGAGTTTCTGGAGAAGAACCTCCACCCATCAAATTGCCTAGGCATGCTGCTGCTCTCAGATGCTCATCAGTGCACCCAGCTTTTCCAGCTGTCCTGGAGCATGTGTCTCAGTAACTTCCCTGCTATCTGCAAGACTGAGGAGTTTCTCCAGCTGCCCAAGGACATGCTGGTCAAACTGCTGGCACACGAAGAGCTTGAAACTGAGGATGAGCGTCTGGTCTACGAGTCCGCTCTCAACTGGGTGAACTACGACCTTGAGAGGAGGCACTGTCATCTTCCGGAGCTGCTCCGTACCGTGCGTCTTGCTCTGCTGCCTGCCATCTTCCTTATGGAGAACGTCTCTACGGAGGAGCTCATCATCGCACAGGCTAAAAGCAAAGAGCTGGTAGACGAAGCCATTCGCTGCAAACTGCGCATCTTGCAAAACGACGGAGTTGTCAACAGTCCTTGCGCCCGGCCCCGCAAGACTAGTCATGCCCTTTTCTTGCTGGGTGGGCCCACGTTTATGTGCGACAAGCTCTACCTGGTGGACCAGAAGGCCAAAGAGATCATTCCAAAGGCTGACATCCCCAGCCCACGAAAGGAGTTCAGTGCCTGTGCCATTGGCTGTAAAGTGTACGTGACAGGTGGCCGGGGCTCCGAGAACGGTGTGTCTAAGGACGTTTGGGTGTACGATACATTACATGAGGAATGGTCCAAAGCAGCTCCGATGCTGATAGCACGTTTCGGCCATGGTTCGGCTGAGTTACGCCATTGCCTGTATGTCGTCGGAGGTCACACGGCTGCCACTGGCTGTCTGCCTGCATCACCATCTGTGTCCTTGAAGCAGGTAGAGCAGTTTGACCCCGTTGCTAACAAGTGGAGCATGGTGGCGCCACTGCGAGAAGGAGTTAGTAATGCAGCTGTTGTCAGCGTAAAGCTTAAGTTGTTCGCCTTCGGCGGGACCAGTGTGGCCCACGACAAGCTACCCAAAGTTCAGTGCTACGATCCCTCAGAAAACCGCTGGACAGTCCCAGCGTCCTGCCCGCAGCCGTGGCGCTACACTGCAGCTGCTGTTCTCGGCAACCAGATATTCGTAATGGGCGGCGACACCGAGTTCTCTGCTTGCTCTGCCTACAAATTCAGCAGTGAGACTTATCAGTGGACTAAAGTTGGAGATGTCACAGCAAAACGAATGAGCTGCCAGGCGGTGGCTTCTGGAAACAAACTTTATGTAGTGGGTGGCTACTTTGGTACACAGCGCTGTAAAACCCTGGACTGCTATGACCCCACGCTTGATGCCTGGAACAGCATCACTACCGTACCTTATTCCTTAATCCCCACTGCCTTTGTCAGCACCTGGAAACACCTCCCAGCCTGA